One genomic window of Conger conger chromosome 7, fConCon1.1, whole genome shotgun sequence includes the following:
- the LOC133132170 gene encoding dynein axonemal heavy chain 10-like — protein MVFMDPKNLRNAPYWQKWVKTRGSKEQPELDRLFEKYVPMCIDTIVDGVMDGKQEEKLKTIVPQTDLNMELLENNRPGHNAHGGKDSL, from the exons ATGGTCTTCATGGACCCCAAGAACCTGCGGAACGCCCCCTACTGGCAGAAGTGGGTCAAAACCAGGGGCTCCAAG GAGCAGCCGGAGCTGGACAGGTTGTTTGAGAAGTATGTCCCCATGTGCATCGACACGATCGTGGATGGAGTCATGGATGGCAAGCAGGAGGAGAAGCTCAAGACCATCGTTCCCCAGACTGACTTAAACATG GAATTGCTGGAGAACAACAGGCCTGGCCACAATGCCCATGGAGGAAAGGACTCTCTTTGA